In the Vibrio gigantis genome, one interval contains:
- the plsX gene encoding phosphate acyltransferase PlsX gives MQNLTVALDAMGGDFGPRVTVPAAVQALSYFPELKVILIGDRNAITSQLSSLGRMPDSRLSIQHCDRVISNSEKPSLALRNSQGSSMRAAIDLVAESQADACVSGGNTGALMALSRFRLKLLPGIDRPALVSALPTASGNRTWMLDLGANVSSDADSLFQFAVMGSALAEQHLGRAPRVAILNIGAEEIKGNDLVKRCAEMLSNTQSVNFIGYIEGNQLLQDAADVVVCDGFVGNVCLKTCEGTAQLFIDKLKTRMMASTIKGWIARMLFSELFTELKTLNPDQYNGASLLGLRGIVIKSHGSADVSAVVNAIGEAVHEVKRQVPSRISDRLEAVLLERHY, from the coding sequence TTGCAAAATCTAACCGTTGCGCTTGATGCAATGGGCGGGGACTTCGGTCCTCGTGTAACAGTGCCTGCCGCCGTGCAGGCACTGTCGTATTTCCCAGAGCTAAAAGTCATTCTCATAGGTGATCGAAACGCGATCACATCTCAATTATCTTCATTAGGTCGAATGCCTGATTCTCGTTTGAGTATCCAGCATTGTGATCGAGTTATATCCAATTCTGAAAAACCGTCACTAGCCTTACGTAACAGTCAGGGTAGCTCTATGCGTGCTGCTATTGATTTGGTTGCTGAATCACAGGCTGATGCTTGTGTGAGTGGTGGCAACACCGGCGCACTGATGGCGCTATCTCGTTTCAGACTCAAACTTCTTCCCGGCATTGATAGGCCTGCATTGGTTTCAGCTTTGCCTACTGCTTCTGGCAACCGTACATGGATGCTTGATTTAGGGGCGAACGTTTCTAGTGACGCAGATTCACTGTTTCAGTTTGCCGTAATGGGCAGTGCATTAGCGGAACAACATTTAGGTCGCGCGCCACGTGTCGCTATCTTGAATATCGGCGCAGAAGAAATTAAAGGCAATGACCTTGTAAAACGATGCGCTGAAATGTTGTCGAATACTCAGTCTGTGAATTTCATAGGCTATATTGAAGGTAATCAATTACTTCAAGATGCTGCTGATGTCGTCGTATGTGATGGTTTTGTGGGCAATGTCTGCTTAAAAACGTGCGAAGGTACGGCTCAGCTCTTTATTGATAAGCTAAAAACGCGCATGATGGCTTCAACAATAAAGGGTTGGATAGCCAGAATGTTGTTTTCTGAGCTATTTACTGAATTAAAAACCTTGAACCCCGACCAGTATAACGGCGCAAGTTTGTTAGGATTGCGCGGCATTGTCATTAAAAGTCATGGAAGTGCTGATGTGTCTGCAGTCGTCAACGCGATTGGTGAGGCAGTACACGAGGTCAAACGACAAGTCCCCAGCCGCATTAGCGATCGTTTGGAAGCGGTTTTACTCGAGAGGCATTATTAG
- the rpmF gene encoding 50S ribosomal protein L32, producing the protein MAVQKSKKSRSMRGMRRSHDALTTAALSVDATSGETHLRHNVTAEGFYRGKKVINK; encoded by the coding sequence ATGGCCGTACAAAAGAGCAAGAAATCACGTTCAATGCGTGGCATGCGTCGTTCACACGATGCACTAACTACAGCTGCACTTTCTGTAGACGCAACTTCAGGTGAAACTCACCTACGTCACAACGTGACTGCCGAAGGTTTCTACCGCGGCAAAAAGGTTATCAACAAGTAA
- the yceD gene encoding 23S rRNA accumulation protein YceD — MQKEKIPRTVDPARTAQKRLDVNGIIQVSLLKRLTEATEGVKRDAQVSMSFGLDEQRLVVISGKANVEVDLECQRCNEVFAHECDVQFTYTPVYSEKSEEEAPEEYDLVDLNEYGELDLIQLVEDEFILGLPQIAMHDDADCSVNSNNLVFGELPEEIEEDKKPNPFDVLKSLKK; from the coding sequence ATGCAAAAGGAAAAAATACCGCGTACAGTTGATCCGGCAAGAACGGCTCAAAAACGACTTGATGTGAATGGTATCATTCAGGTCAGTCTTTTAAAGCGTTTAACCGAAGCAACTGAAGGCGTAAAACGTGACGCGCAAGTCTCAATGTCATTTGGGCTTGATGAACAACGATTAGTCGTTATCTCTGGTAAAGCTAACGTCGAAGTCGATTTAGAGTGTCAACGTTGTAATGAGGTTTTCGCACATGAGTGCGATGTCCAATTTACTTATACTCCTGTTTACAGTGAGAAAAGTGAAGAGGAAGCACCGGAAGAGTACGATTTGGTAGATCTGAACGAGTACGGTGAGTTAGACCTGATTCAATTAGTTGAAGACGAGTTCATCCTTGGATTGCCACAAATAGCAATGCACGACGATGCGGACTGTAGCGTTAACTCAAATAATTTGGTATTTGGTGAACTTCCTGAAGAAATTGAGGAAGATAAAAAGCCGAATCCATTTGATGTTTTAAAAAGCTTAAAGAAGTAA
- a CDS encoding Maf family protein, whose translation MRNYQLVLASTSPFRQEILKKLQLNFVTAKPDCDETPLPEETPQQLVMRLAETKAKSCAVDLPSLVIGSDQVCVIDGEIIGKPHTREKAIEQLSRQSGKSITFYTGLSVWNSEANKADTRLDTFVVHFRDLTEQQIISYVEKEQPYYCAGSFMCEGLGIALFKQMEGKDPNTLIGLPLIDLVDMLEVQGMSVL comes from the coding sequence ATGAGAAATTACCAACTAGTTTTAGCTTCTACGTCTCCATTTAGGCAAGAGATCCTCAAAAAACTACAGTTAAACTTTGTCACAGCTAAGCCTGACTGCGATGAAACGCCGCTTCCCGAAGAGACACCTCAACAGTTGGTGATGCGCCTTGCTGAGACCAAAGCTAAGTCTTGTGCTGTGGATCTGCCTAGCTTAGTCATTGGCTCTGATCAGGTTTGTGTCATTGACGGAGAGATCATAGGTAAGCCTCATACTCGAGAAAAAGCGATCGAGCAGTTATCTCGCCAAAGCGGCAAGAGTATTACTTTTTATACCGGGCTTTCGGTTTGGAACAGTGAGGCTAATAAAGCTGACACGCGTCTCGACACCTTTGTAGTGCATTTCCGCGATTTAACAGAGCAACAGATCATTAGTTATGTTGAGAAAGAACAGCCTTATTACTGCGCCGGTAGTTTTATGTGTGAAGGGTTAGGCATCGCGTTGTTTAAACAGATGGAAGGCAAAGACCCGAACACCCTTATTGGTCTGCCACTGATCGACTTGGTCGATATGCTGGAAGTACAAGGAATGAGTGTGCTGTAA
- the rluC gene encoding 23S rRNA pseudouridine(955/2504/2580) synthase RluC: protein MSEIRTQVQFVDIDEDMAGQRIDNFLRNQLKNIPKSMIYRIVRKGEVRVNKKRIKAEYKLKAGDLVRIPPVTIEEKTEDSVPSTKLNKVSELEQCIIYEDDHMLILNKPSGTAVHGGSGLKFGAIEALRALRPDARFLELVHRIDRDTSGILLVAKKRSALRHLQAQFREKTVQKYYFALVMGEWKNSCKVVNAPLLKNEVNSIVRVNPNGKASETRFKVLEKFQEATLIQASPITGRTHQIRVHAQYTGHPIAWDDRYGDRRFDAYTGKVGLDRLFLHAANIKFTHPGSEEKMDISAPMERRLEKALTGLRKI, encoded by the coding sequence ATGAGCGAAATTAGAACCCAAGTCCAATTCGTCGACATTGACGAAGATATGGCTGGTCAGCGTATTGATAACTTCTTACGCAACCAATTAAAAAATATCCCGAAAAGCATGATTTACCGAATCGTGCGTAAAGGCGAAGTCCGCGTAAACAAAAAACGCATCAAGGCTGAATACAAACTAAAAGCAGGTGATTTAGTTCGTATCCCGCCAGTCACTATTGAAGAGAAAACAGAAGACAGTGTACCAAGTACGAAACTCAATAAGGTTTCGGAATTGGAACAGTGCATCATCTATGAAGATGATCACATGCTGATTTTGAATAAACCATCAGGCACTGCGGTTCATGGTGGTAGTGGACTTAAGTTCGGCGCAATTGAAGCGTTAAGAGCACTTCGTCCCGATGCTCGCTTTCTTGAATTAGTGCACCGTATCGATAGAGATACGTCTGGCATTTTGCTTGTTGCTAAGAAGCGCTCGGCGCTAAGACACCTTCAAGCACAGTTCCGTGAAAAAACGGTTCAAAAATACTACTTTGCTTTAGTGATGGGCGAATGGAAGAACAGCTGTAAAGTCGTAAACGCGCCTTTGTTGAAGAATGAAGTAAACAGCATTGTTCGCGTGAACCCAAACGGCAAAGCTTCTGAAACCCGCTTTAAGGTTTTAGAGAAATTCCAAGAGGCGACGTTGATTCAAGCTAGTCCAATTACAGGCCGTACACACCAAATCCGTGTGCATGCTCAGTATACTGGTCACCCAATTGCTTGGGATGATCGCTACGGTGATCGTCGTTTTGACGCTTACACGGGCAAGGTTGGTCTTGATCGTCTGTTTCTACATGCAGCAAACATTAAGTTCACACACCCAGGTAGTGAAGAGAAGATGGATATTTCGGCGCCAATGGAAAGAAGGTTAGAGAAAGCTCTTACTGGATTACGTAAGATCTAA
- the rne gene encoding ribonuclease E, translating to MKRMLINATQKEELRVALVDGQRLFDLDIESPGHESKKANIYKGRITRIEPSLEAAFVDYGAERHGFLPLKEIAREYFPEGYTYQGRPSIKEVLKEGQEVIVQVEKEERGSKGAALTTFISLAGSYLVLMPNNPRAGGISRRIEGDERTQLKAALSTLELPQGMGLIVRTAGVGKSAEELEWDLNVLLNHWGAIKQASDSNAAPFLIHQESNVIVRAIRDYLRRDIGEILIDSNTIFERAQAHIQLIRPDFMNRVKKYDGEVPLFSHYQIESQIESAFQREVRLPSGGSIVIDPTEALTSIDINSARATKGGDIEETALNTNLEAADEIARQLRLRDLGGLVVIDFIDMTPVRHQREVESRLRDAVRLDRARVQIGRISRFGLLEMSRQRLSPSLAEASHHICPRCTGTGVVRDNESLALSVLRLIEEEALKDNTAQVLAVVPVPIASYLLNEKRRSVNHIEKNQEVKITVVPNSDMETPHFEVIRVREGEEFDLLSYLLPNKLEALKEAESKEPAEQTIRPKKIEEPALKGFAAPAQSAPTPAPAPKAVEEKKAEPSATQESGLIGRFFKAIGSFLFGSSTQEEKKEEEKQEEKPKNNRNNGNRQRRDRNDNRRRNQRGERGDNRNENRDNKRRRKPARDEKPEEQKEAAPQQNRQPRKPKQDRRNKPRDEQKQREEQAPSKLAEEGLQLAAEAQAGKPEAPKAKPEAKAAKIKERRQRRKLNKQVRVKDQQAQAEDNASKEQVAAKELSVSKEQSVAQEQKVAEQVEATQANAEQTEQEEPKQRRNRRSPRHLRASGQRRRRGRDRRPNPFRLRKGGVASPEMAMGKVMPRFIPKPHHKQTKPEVAEVQVVAEAQTSVQEQSVALETAPQSNVAMTGGFACPELAMGKVIIRREEAAVEAQVAETPAVVEAPAVVEEAPVVVETAKVEAPVIAEATKVEAPVVAEAAPVVEAEAPKAESAKVEEAPVVKTEAPKAAPKAAVAKKQAGSPMTKAPGPQEIKEIEVIAAPFRTERFVSKGAGSQAASNKAGAVMTKPNY from the coding sequence ATGAAAAGAATGTTAATTAACGCAACTCAAAAAGAAGAGTTGCGTGTCGCTTTGGTTGATGGCCAGCGACTGTTCGATCTAGATATCGAAAGTCCAGGTCACGAGTCAAAGAAAGCGAATATCTACAAAGGACGTATTACCCGTATTGAACCAAGCCTAGAAGCGGCATTCGTTGATTACGGCGCAGAACGTCACGGTTTCCTCCCTCTTAAAGAAATTGCCCGCGAATACTTCCCTGAAGGTTATACATACCAAGGCCGTCCTAGCATTAAAGAAGTGCTAAAAGAAGGCCAAGAAGTAATCGTACAAGTAGAGAAAGAAGAACGTGGTAGCAAAGGTGCTGCACTGACAACTTTCATCTCTTTGGCTGGTAGTTACTTAGTTCTTATGCCTAATAACCCTCGTGCAGGCGGTATTTCTCGTCGTATCGAAGGTGATGAACGCACTCAACTGAAAGCAGCATTAAGCACTCTTGAGCTTCCTCAAGGTATGGGCCTAATCGTGCGTACAGCGGGTGTTGGTAAAAGTGCAGAAGAGCTAGAGTGGGACCTAAACGTACTACTGAATCACTGGGGCGCTATCAAGCAAGCTTCTGATTCAAATGCAGCTCCTTTCTTAATTCACCAAGAGAGTAACGTTATCGTTCGTGCGATTCGTGACTACCTACGTCGTGATATTGGCGAGATTCTAATCGACAGCAATACTATTTTTGAACGTGCACAAGCGCACATTCAATTAATACGCCCAGATTTCATGAATCGCGTTAAGAAATACGATGGTGAAGTGCCACTATTCAGCCATTACCAGATTGAAAGCCAGATTGAATCTGCTTTCCAACGTGAAGTTCGTCTTCCATCTGGTGGTTCTATCGTAATCGACCCAACAGAAGCACTGACTTCTATCGATATCAACTCTGCTCGTGCAACAAAGGGCGGCGATATTGAAGAAACAGCACTTAACACTAACCTAGAAGCAGCTGATGAAATTGCCCGTCAATTACGTCTGCGTGACCTAGGTGGCCTTGTTGTAATCGACTTTATCGATATGACTCCGGTTCGCCACCAACGCGAAGTAGAAAGCCGTCTACGTGATGCCGTTCGTTTAGATCGCGCACGTGTTCAGATTGGTCGTATTTCTCGCTTTGGTCTTCTAGAGATGTCTCGTCAACGTTTGAGCCCATCACTAGCAGAAGCAAGCCACCACATTTGTCCTCGTTGTACAGGTACTGGTGTTGTTCGTGATAACGAATCTCTAGCGCTTTCTGTTCTACGTTTAATTGAAGAAGAAGCTCTAAAAGACAACACAGCACAAGTACTTGCTGTTGTACCTGTTCCAATCGCTTCTTACCTTCTGAACGAAAAACGTCGCTCAGTAAACCACATCGAGAAGAACCAAGAAGTTAAGATCACTGTTGTTCCTAACTCAGACATGGAAACGCCGCACTTTGAGGTTATCCGTGTTCGTGAAGGTGAAGAGTTCGATCTGCTGTCTTACTTGCTGCCTAACAAGCTAGAAGCTCTAAAAGAAGCGGAAAGCAAAGAGCCAGCTGAACAGACTATTCGTCCTAAGAAGATCGAAGAACCTGCTCTGAAAGGCTTCGCAGCTCCGGCTCAATCGGCACCAACTCCCGCTCCAGCACCTAAAGCTGTAGAAGAGAAAAAAGCTGAGCCATCAGCAACTCAAGAATCAGGTCTAATTGGTCGTTTCTTCAAAGCTATCGGTAGCTTCTTATTTGGCTCTTCAACTCAAGAAGAGAAGAAAGAAGAAGAGAAGCAAGAAGAAAAACCTAAAAACAATCGCAACAACGGCAACCGTCAACGCCGTGATCGTAACGATAACCGTCGTCGTAACCAACGTGGTGAGCGTGGTGACAATCGTAACGAAAACCGTGACAACAAACGTCGTCGTAAGCCTGCACGTGATGAGAAACCTGAAGAGCAGAAAGAGGCAGCTCCACAGCAAAATCGTCAGCCTCGTAAGCCTAAGCAAGACCGTCGCAATAAGCCACGTGATGAGCAGAAGCAACGCGAAGAGCAAGCACCATCTAAATTAGCAGAAGAAGGTCTACAGCTAGCGGCAGAAGCACAAGCTGGAAAACCGGAAGCGCCTAAGGCTAAGCCTGAAGCGAAAGCAGCTAAGATTAAAGAGCGTCGTCAGCGTCGTAAACTGAACAAGCAAGTTCGTGTTAAAGACCAGCAAGCTCAAGCTGAAGATAATGCTTCAAAAGAGCAAGTTGCTGCTAAAGAACTATCTGTTTCAAAAGAACAATCAGTAGCTCAAGAGCAAAAAGTTGCGGAACAAGTAGAAGCAACTCAAGCGAATGCAGAGCAAACTGAACAGGAAGAGCCGAAACAACGTCGTAACCGTCGTTCTCCACGTCACCTACGTGCAAGTGGTCAACGTCGTCGTCGCGGTCGTGATCGTCGCCCTAACCCATTCCGCCTACGTAAAGGTGGTGTAGCTTCTCCAGAGATGGCTATGGGTAAAGTGATGCCTCGCTTCATTCCAAAACCTCACCACAAGCAGACAAAACCTGAAGTGGCTGAAGTTCAAGTAGTAGCTGAAGCTCAAACATCTGTTCAAGAGCAGAGTGTTGCTCTAGAGACGGCACCACAAAGCAACGTAGCAATGACTGGCGGCTTCGCATGTCCTGAACTAGCTATGGGCAAAGTGATTATCCGTCGCGAAGAAGCTGCTGTTGAAGCTCAAGTAGCTGAGACTCCTGCTGTAGTTGAAGCTCCTGCAGTCGTTGAAGAGGCACCAGTGGTCGTTGAAACTGCGAAAGTTGAAGCTCCAGTGATTGCAGAAGCGACGAAAGTTGAAGCGCCTGTTGTAGCAGAAGCAGCACCAGTTGTTGAAGCTGAAGCGCCTAAAGCTGAAAGTGCAAAAGTTGAAGAAGCACCTGTTGTAAAAACAGAAGCTCCTAAAGCGGCACCAAAGGCAGCAGTTGCTAAGAAACAAGCCGGTTCACCAATGACTAAAGCTCCTGGTCCTCAAGAGATCAAAGAGATTGAAGTGATTGCAGCTCCGTTCCGCACTGAACGTTTTGTATCGAAAGGTGCTGGCAGTCAGGCAGCGTCGAACAAAGCTGGCGCGGTGATGACAAAGCCAAACTACTAG
- a CDS encoding SulP family inorganic anion transporter, with the protein MFEFPQFSKHSVKNDVLSGLTVALALVPEAVAFAFVAGVDPMVGLYAAFIVGLITSVFGGRPGMISGATGAMAVVMVSLVATHGVQYLFAAVMLAGLLQIAAGVFKLGKFIRIVPHPVMIGFVNGLAIVIFLAQLGQFKAPDVTGALTWLPSGQMTLMLGLVALTMAIIHFLPKLTTAVPSSLVAIVTVTALVVGLDLETRTVVDFLRTMSGDEAATLAGSLPTFSIPAVPFSFETLQIILPYAIILAAIGLIESLLTLTVLDEMTNTRGQSNRECVGQGMANVTCSVFGAMGGCAMIGQSMINVNSGGRGRLSGIVAAVALLMFILFGSALIEMIPLAALVGVMFMVVIGTFEWATFKLARRVPKQDFFVIVLVTVVTVLTDLAVAVGVGVVASALMFAWQHAKHIYADTSVNAEGSKEYKVNGPIFFGSTANFLELFDAYNDPQDVVVDFANSRVTDHSAIEAIDTIADRYAALGKTLHLRHLSQDCVAMLHKAGSLVEANVAEDPIYKVMSK; encoded by the coding sequence ATGTTCGAATTCCCACAATTTTCAAAGCACTCTGTAAAGAATGATGTGCTTTCAGGTCTTACAGTAGCCCTAGCTCTGGTACCTGAAGCCGTAGCATTCGCCTTTGTTGCAGGCGTTGACCCAATGGTTGGTCTATACGCAGCATTCATCGTAGGTTTAATTACTTCTGTCTTCGGCGGTCGTCCAGGTATGATTTCTGGTGCAACTGGCGCAATGGCTGTTGTAATGGTGAGCCTAGTGGCAACCCATGGCGTTCAATACCTATTTGCGGCAGTTATGCTAGCCGGCCTTCTGCAAATTGCAGCGGGTGTATTTAAGCTAGGTAAATTTATCCGTATCGTTCCACACCCAGTAATGATTGGTTTCGTGAACGGTTTGGCAATTGTTATCTTCCTAGCTCAGCTTGGTCAATTTAAAGCACCAGACGTAACAGGTGCACTAACTTGGTTACCAAGCGGTCAAATGACACTAATGCTGGGTCTAGTAGCCCTTACAATGGCTATCATCCACTTCCTACCTAAGCTAACAACAGCGGTACCATCTTCATTGGTTGCTATTGTTACAGTAACAGCTTTGGTTGTAGGTCTTGACCTTGAAACTCGAACTGTTGTCGACTTCCTACGTACGATGTCTGGTGACGAAGCTGCAACGCTAGCGGGTTCTCTACCAACGTTCTCTATTCCTGCTGTTCCGTTTTCTTTTGAGACACTACAGATCATCCTGCCTTACGCAATTATTCTTGCGGCTATCGGCCTGATCGAGTCTCTACTGACACTGACAGTACTAGATGAAATGACAAACACTCGTGGTCAATCTAACCGTGAATGTGTTGGTCAAGGTATGGCTAACGTAACGTGTTCAGTATTTGGCGCGATGGGTGGTTGTGCGATGATCGGTCAATCGATGATCAACGTAAACTCAGGCGGTCGTGGTCGCCTTTCAGGTATTGTAGCGGCAGTTGCACTACTCATGTTCATCCTGTTCGGTTCTGCACTGATTGAAATGATTCCTCTAGCAGCACTTGTGGGCGTAATGTTCATGGTTGTTATCGGTACATTTGAGTGGGCAACCTTCAAGCTTGCACGTCGCGTTCCTAAGCAAGACTTCTTCGTTATCGTTCTTGTTACCGTAGTAACAGTACTGACTGACCTTGCTGTCGCAGTAGGTGTGGGTGTTGTAGCTTCAGCGCTGATGTTTGCTTGGCAACATGCTAAACACATCTACGCAGACACGTCTGTAAACGCTGAAGGCTCTAAAGAGTACAAAGTTAACGGTCCAATCTTCTTTGGTTCAACGGCTAACTTCCTAGAGTTGTTTGACGCATATAACGATCCACAAGATGTAGTCGTTGATTTCGCAAACTCACGCGTTACTGACCACTCTGCAATTGAAGCGATCGACACGATTGCTGACCGTTACGCGGCACTAGGTAAAACACTTCACCTTCGCCACCTAAGCCAAGACTGTGTTGCTATGCTGCACAAAGCCGGTAGCTTAGTTGAAGCGAACGTTGCAGAAGACCCAATCTACAAAGTAATGTCTAAGTAA
- a CDS encoding low molecular weight protein-tyrosine-phosphatase yields the protein MKKILVVCMGNICRSPTGEAVLRKKAQQLDIDVVVDSAGTIGFHQGNPPDSRSKSAGEKRGYSFKGIISRKVVDNDFEEFDLILAADRANLDDLMSQCPAHFQYKLALFLSFGESQYQEVPDPYYGEGNGFELVLDLIEESSEAILRSI from the coding sequence ATGAAAAAGATACTTGTGGTTTGTATGGGGAATATTTGCCGTTCGCCAACAGGTGAAGCGGTACTAAGGAAGAAAGCGCAACAACTGGATATTGACGTTGTGGTTGACTCTGCAGGGACGATTGGTTTTCATCAAGGCAACCCGCCAGACTCGCGTTCGAAATCTGCAGGAGAGAAGCGAGGCTACAGCTTTAAGGGGATTATTTCTCGTAAAGTGGTTGATAATGACTTCGAAGAATTTGACCTGATACTCGCGGCAGATAGAGCCAATTTAGACGACTTAATGAGCCAGTGTCCAGCTCACTTCCAATACAAGCTTGCGTTATTTTTAAGCTTTGGAGAGTCACAATATCAAGAGGTCCCCGATCCCTATTATGGTGAGGGAAATGGCTTTGAATTGGTGTTGGATTTAATCGAAGAGTCGAGCGAAGCGATACTGCGTTCAATATAG
- the cobO gene encoding cob(I)yrinic acid a,c-diamide adenosyltransferase gives MSTEDNKEQRHKARQQKVKEQVDARVAAAQEVKGLLLVITGNGKGKSTSGFGTITRAVGHGKKCAVAQFVKGTWDNGEKNVLQKLDVEFQVMGTGFTWETQNKAQDIEAAQRVWKECQRMLADESIDVILFDELTYMVSYGYIELDEVVEALNNRPKMQSVIITGRGAHRTLTDMADTVSEVRNVKHAFESGVKALQGVDW, from the coding sequence ATGTCGACTGAAGACAACAAAGAACAACGCCACAAAGCAAGACAACAGAAAGTAAAAGAACAAGTCGATGCTCGTGTCGCTGCAGCACAAGAAGTAAAAGGCCTATTGTTGGTTATTACTGGTAACGGTAAAGGTAAATCAACATCCGGTTTTGGTACGATTACACGTGCAGTCGGCCATGGTAAGAAGTGTGCCGTCGCTCAGTTTGTAAAAGGAACTTGGGATAACGGCGAAAAGAATGTCCTGCAAAAGCTCGATGTAGAGTTTCAAGTGATGGGTACTGGCTTTACTTGGGAAACTCAAAACAAGGCTCAAGATATCGAAGCCGCACAGCGCGTGTGGAAAGAGTGCCAACGCATGCTAGCCGATGAGTCGATTGATGTGATTCTGTTTGATGAACTGACTTACATGGTGAGTTACGGCTACATTGAACTGGATGAAGTGGTAGAAGCACTGAATAACCGTCCGAAAATGCAATCCGTGATCATTACTGGCCGTGGAGCACATCGTACTTTAACGGACATGGCCGATACCGTGTCTGAAGTTCGTAACGTAAAGCACGCTTTCGAGTCTGGAGTTAAAGCTCTGCAAGGCGTTGACTGGTAA